TATAGCCCGATATGAACATTTGGAAGGGTTCATCTTGACCCATGTGCCTTTGACTACACCaaggttgatgatgatgattggttTAAGTTAACCTTGTCTTTTGGCATTATGTTCATTTTGGACGATTTTGAgcctctggcggccatgttgttttgTCAATCAACTTCATTTTACTTGAGAAGTTGTGGTCCCCAACAGCCAATAAGTTGGTGCCGCTCAAATCAAACATTCCTTCTATGAACTCCGGTGATTTGAGTAACAGGCAACGCCCATTTCGATGCCACGCCCTAATTGAAAATATGTGGACTTGATCTTGTTCAGAATTTGATTTTCAACAACTTTTGTATTGGACTCAAGATCATAGGAGTCCATTTTGATGTTGATGTAAGCATTTTAGTCTTTACACGTTTTAAACCACACCCTTTATAGAAGTTAATGGCTCCTTGGCGTTTTAGTTTTTATTGTACAGTTTTCGCTTAAAGTCAGATTGAAGACATTGGTCCATAGATAATGGCTGTTACAGGATTTTTGGCTAAGTTAATGAACCTAGGATCCTTAAGGAATTGAGTGTTTTAAACAAAGTTCGAGATAGTCGTAAATCTATCAAACATAAGTCATAGATTCTTGCGGCATATTTGTTCATGAGGATATTCATGTGTTAATAAAGTTTCATGACTAAGTCAGAACAGTTATGAGATATGTTTATTCAAAGTTTGCATATTTGGACTGTTGCTATAGCGCCCCCTTTTGGCCAATCAGTGTAATATTTGCTCTCTGTTAATCTTGAGTCAGCCTCTACAGCTGTAGTAAGTTTCATAAAAAGCGTGCTGGTGGTTTAGGCTGTGTAAGTCAAACgtggcggaataataataataaaactaacaATTACAATAGGTTGCCTTCGCACTTTGTTCTTGGCACCCtaataaaactaacaaataCAATAGGTTGCCTTCGcacttaaaataaatgttttgaataCAAAGGGAAAGTTGACAGAAATATAAAACTGTGACTACAGCTCCTCCAAGTTGAGCACTGTAACAACGTATTCATCTGCACTctagttttcctttttttcatatCCCTTTTGTGATTTTACTTTCGGTTTTGTTTCTCTGTTACTTTCCGAGTAAGTGCAACCTACCAGAGTGCCTCTAGTCCGTGGTGCATAGTCCTGGGCATTCCTACACACACAGTCTCCTGTGGCCTCAACATGAgctattcgaagtttgtttgtgtggtgaCTCTGCTCTTAGGACTGCTTCAACTCCAGCCCGGTAAGACCTCAGGGGGAATCAAACATAATGTTTTATGTTGGGTGTGGggtttaaggggggggggggagttgaatGGTATTTGGGAAAAAAATAGTGTTTTTTTCCTAATTTATTGTTAGttcatatatactgtatatacactttatatacacaatgtaatatattatattcGTTCTCCGTCTTCTCCTCCGTCTTCTGCGGTACATTGCTACGCCACTATTTCGTTTTTTACCAGTTTTCTTTATACACAACTGGTTGCTGAGGTCATTGATAAGAACGCCTCTTTGGCGTTCCTGTTGGAACCGGCAACAAGTGGAGCGGGGTTAGTTTGACCGGAGGAGGGGATGGTGGAGTGGAGTGGTTCACCTCAGGCTGGGCTCACCGCCCAGTCAGCCTGGGTCAACAGTAACAGTTTATTTCCCTCTGTTTGTATTCTGTCTGTTCAGCGTCCTTCAGGCAGAGCAGGATTCACAATGTCCACATAGCCATTAGTTTAGACTTAAGTTTATTGGTTCAAGTGTGGATTAAGAACTGAACGTacgttttaaaatgtttatggTTATAAATGTTTATTGCTGGGATAAAAATGAGAACACTTATATTAACACTTTAATATCCTaaaataagagaaaaaaaaaacatccctaCATTAACCATAGGTATCCACATAtactctttttttattatttcgccTTATAGACAACTATCTCCACTTTTACTTGAATACAAATAGTTTTGCTGCCTCCACAAGTACAGATACTGGGCTCTGCACATCCATAGCGTGTaaggccttgttcacactacctccgtccgtcgacggatctcatGGACTTTGCATGGGGaacgaaatgcattgtgggtccgtccgtccattcGGCTCCTTGGCCTGTGTCAAAATGTGGAGcgatgttcaacttttcaggcagcggcggatccgtcggccaatcagatcgcagTTATGCAAATACACTACACACGTCTactggatccattttgcaataacaagcaggaagatTCTGGCcgctatatttttttaaagaaatgtgggatgataggattgtttttagtCCCCCGTTGGTGACTATGTAGCGGCTTTGTAGcaggaagcgatttgattggctgcagtatgtgtctacaaagattagtcccctatacgtcagacacgccctcagtcatccgtcgacggacgcatgtagtgtgaacaaggcgtgTCTACTTGTACAGAGACATAAatgaatatatttgaatgatAATATTGAGATTGTGTCCTGCTGGATCCAGGCGGGACCCGCGTGTCCACGGAGGTTCCCAAGGGCCCTCTGTATCGGGCCGTCGGCCATCAGCTCAGCATCCCCTGCCATGTGAGGGGCATCAACGACAGCGCAAGCTGGATCGAGTTCGAGTTCCGTATGCAACACCAGGGAACTaatcatgacatcatcagcaCCAGAGATCCAAACCATGGGGATGTCCTCTTTAGTGACCGTGTGCGCACCAAGACGATCAGCGTGGAGCGCAGGGACCCCACCTCGGTGGTGTTCACCATCACCGATCTGAAGGCGAGCGACGAGGGGGAGTACGAGTGTGCTGTGGTGAACCAGGAAGGCAGCTACGATGGAGACTACTCTGCCAAGATCATCGTGAAAGGTAACGTCATCTTTGAATATATTCTGATCGAATAGTAGAGAAAGACCATCAGCAGCATAAACTATAAACACTGATTTAATTCTTCTTCCAGTGATTAAAGACACCCTGAGAGTCTCCTCCCTGGCCCCCACCTCGCTGAGCCTGGAGGAAGGCGACGCGCTCACTCTAATTCTCAAGGCCTCAAGCGACACCGTCCAGAGAACAAACCTGTCGGTCACCTGGTACCTCCAACCGGACGGGGAAAAGCACCCCCACCCGATCGTCTCCCTGGACCGGGGCCTGACCCAGAGTCCCGGGCCGAGGTTCAGAGAACGCTACGGAGCCGGGGGCGTTCAGCTGGTCAAAGTGGGCGAGGACACGTACAAGCTGAGCATAGCCAAAGTAGAACTGTTGGACCAGGGAGAGGTCTACTGCCAGGCTGTGGAGTGGATCGAGGGCCCTGACGGACACAGGAACCCAATCTCCTCGAAGCTCTCAGAGAAAACCCCTTTGAAGGTTAAAGCTAAAGGTGAGTCACCTCATATCATTTACCGACATTGACTTAACGTCCCTGCATGGACACCAAGGATTGTCGCAGCATTTCTGAGAATTGACGCAAAATACAATGGGTTGACCATGATAGTAAGTGATAGTAAGCCTTCTTGAAGGGGAGGATTGGTGGCTTGGTGTCAATTCCTTCTTGTAAACATCAAAAAATATTGTTGAATTTAGAAAGTCATCACCCAGGTGTTATTAAAGCTTGTGTAAAAGTTAACTTAGTTATTAAACTCAGCTTTGAATTCTATAAGCATTCCGCTGTATCTCTATCGCTTAGAAGTTTGCATCTCGGAGGTAACGGAAACACATTCGCTGCAGATATACCCTGCcggaaaacacattttcctttggCAGGATGTGGTCAACATTGCAAATCAGTCTGTTCTCAAAGCTCCACTTCGAGGTCGTAACCGACCGGGTTTCTTGGTGGCTGTGAGTTCATAATGTTGACTTTGTGCGGTTCTTCACAACGCTGACATCTGTAACTACTAcggatgggcatttgaagaaatttccttgatcgagcatcgctagagttatcgatcaattatcgattaatcattaacttttttctattgaaattcccgttggtagaaaatacaaaatgcagcatgtttttatcaatgaaatctttattccaacaataatgtatgggccaacattaatacaatacagttaacttgaagacctacaactgtttaacagttttgaaataataaatacaggcattataggttataggcctatgcggcgctcgtaaagtccgaacaatgcgcctacagtcgctcttaaaggtttggatacgattcaacaagactaaatctgtagcctattccaattacaataagtagccaagttatcggacaacaataatcaaacaaaggcagtaggctaaacgtgggcattaaactgtataactgttttgaaaaaaagggggggaaaaggccgacatataatgcctataggctgcagccggcgcgcggaaaaggctcgcaacaaaaagatgagccacccatttaccaacaattgcatgaactagtctatctaaaagcaataccttattgaacatatacaaggctgaacttgttgctaaaatatcacagttttggcaaaatgtaacgactccaagaggcaccaagccgaaagaatagcggagcgagagacaacacatttagaaaaaaaagagcgactcacatacggtggtgactgtccctactgtctcatagcatacagtaactccagcctacatatttttgtttaggaatataagcatgttaacatgctcgggggtcagacgcgaacgcagccttgtaactgtcagtccagcagcagaaaacacccgctctgaagggaccgaagttgcggggatgcagaggtattgtcgcgctaactttgacagCCTGGGGAACCGTCTTCAATTCGctttccaccagtcggcagggtggtatttctcccacatcgtgatattcaattaaatgcttcaagactcacagtatgcaacacaacgtccttttgatcgataacaatataaattgatcgacgaatttcttaacgatcaattatcgagcatcgattaattatgcccatccctagtaactacagaccggtatctcttctttcattcctttcTAATACATTGCAACGTGCCATCTCGAACCAACTGCCAAATCACTCACAAAACAATCCTCGCCACTTTTGCTGAACTTGACTCACTGACTGCGCTATCTTGGTTCACTTCGTACCTGACCAATCGAACCATAAGGTCACATGGAAGGGTTCCTTGTCCAAACCCTGCACCCTTGACCCTTGTGTCCCTCATGGCTCAGTACTGGGAccccttctgttctccctctataccagatccTTGGGCTCTGTAATGAGATCACACAGTTTATCCAAtgactgctacgctgacgacactcaACTGTTCCTCTTTCCCGTCCTCTGACAGCACCCTGATTTCGACCCGCATCTTAGAATGCCTGTGTTAGCATATCCAGAGAGCTGCAGCGCACCTCGTTTTCAACCACATGACATCCGCAAGATTTAAGACTCACTTCTTCAAATTTCAGCTGGACTCTGCGTcgcctccccccttaccccccactACCTCCCTTGCTCTCCTCAAAAATAACCTTGCAAgcatttattgtttgttgttacatcctggcacttaaaagtagcacttagcattgtgtagaatcttatcctagctatctgtgtcgCATACGGGGAATgagttaacctagtgattgttagagCTCAGCACTTGTttccatgaacatccttactgcaccgtcagcgatatattgtgtttctctttcttctgagtaccttttggataaaagcgtccagctaaattccctaaatgtaaatgttctttCTTAACAGGCAACGAGAGGGCATCCTCAGGCTCTGGACCTTCTCCAGGGGTCCTTCCAGGCATCCTCACATATCTGATCGCGTTGGTCCTACTGGCGTTGGTCTGGTGATGATGATACAGGGCCAAGGAGATGGACACCCCCCTGAAGTCCCAGCCCACCCTGGAGgactgaaggagaggaggagaggaagggaagcagtaggggaggagaaggagagcagggggtaaatgagagagaagagagtgtaGAGCAGGGAGTAAAAgtgagttagttagttagttgtcCCCTTAGGGAAATTATTTTTCAGTTTCCTTCATTCATTTCTCGTCATAGGCACATTAAGAACATACATAAGACATTTATAGAGTTGACATTGATGACGGACATACATTGGGGTTCGGTACAGGGGGATACATACATTGTCTGTGGGGCTTTGCTTTGTTCAGGAATGGGAtggcggatgggggggggggggtcaggcctCTGCTGAAACAGGCTTTGTTGCATCTTATCTCCGTTCTAGATGGAGATGAGGGagtaaaggagagaggagacggagaggagggagtgaaggagagaggagacggagaggaggtagtgaaggagggaggggagggagtggagggagtaaaggagagaggagagaggagagggagaggagggagtaaaggagagaggagaggagagcagggaatATTGGAGAGATGGGAAAAAAGaggttgtgtagcatcttatcctagctttgTTTTTTGTATGCGGGAATGGAtaaacctagcaattgttagttATTGGCACatggctctatgaacatcctgtaccgacagcgatacatTGTTTCTATTTCTTCTGACAATTGCACTGATTGTAAGccgcttttgataaaagtgtttGAGCTCGCTGCCTTGAATGTAGATGCAAGGGGGGCTATAATTTCCCTCAACAATGTCAAATGCATCTACTGTTAGGTGAATTGTTCAACTCGTAAAGACCATAACTTATACATTCAtggcaataaataaaacaagtttGTTGAAAATGTATCACTCCAGACCCCTTTTgtttaaaaatatgtatttttagcCGGGGCAACAATTAAATGTTGGcggcatttatttatttatttaacctttatttttccagataaaacattaagaacagtttcttatttacaatattgatctggtccagGAGGCCCCTACAGGAAAAAggtacaaataacaaaaacacaagcatgactcatttagacaaatataaaacggatatacaaatacatagcctatgtacagaaagaaaatagaaaacaccaatgcactataaataataattaagatgtgtcaatgttatattgtgtgtgaaggGTGTATGCAAGTGAGAAACGGTGGAATCAACAGGAGCAGGGGGGGTCTACTAAGACAATAGTTAAGTTTCTGCTTGAAGGCAGACTGTGATATGAAAGCTGTAAGTTTGAGGGTGTCTTGAATCTAATGCCACcaaacacctccccctcctagTTATCCTTCCTTCTGGAGTTTCGGCCGAAGGTAGTCCTGGTGAGTGGGTTGATGAGTTTGATAAGCTCAGATGATCTTGTGCTtctagagagatggagaagggaggaaaggtAAGACGGGGCCTTCCCCAGGAGTGTCTTATAAATAAACTGAAGCCAATGTCGGAGTCGACGGGTTTGGAGGGAGGGCCAGTCCACCAGTTTGAAAAGTTCACAGTGGTGTGTATTAACGGGGAGCATTGGTGGCAAAGTGGATAGCTGAATGGTGAAGAACGTCCAGTTTGTGTAGCGCTGTTTTTGAAGCCATTTTATAGATTGTATCACCATAGTCAACGATGGGCAGGATGGTCATTTTTACAAGTGTAAGTTTAGCAGAGCGTGTGAAGGATGCTTTGTTACGGAAAAGAAAGGCCAATCTGGCTTTCACTTTAATCTgaatattattaatatgggtGGAGAATGAAAGGGAAGAGTCCAGCCAAAGCCCTAGATATTTATAGGACTTGACAAATTCCAGTTTGGAGTTGTCAGCGCAAACGATCttgggggggctggaggtgtAGTTTTTTCGATTGAAAAGTATGCATTTTGTCTTTTTAGAGTTGAGCCGTAGGTGGAGGTTGTGGAAAGAGTGCTCAATAGAATTGAGACTGTCTTGAAGAGTGGAGGTATGctgccctacaaaggcaaagtgcagtaactacgtattttgtcaaaattgagttcagactgaaaatgggttttataacaccttctttgtcttgagacaaaaactatttttcttcctataaagGTATTAATTGAGAGTATCACCACTATTGTACCTGAAACAGGTTTGGCCGGCCAGTATGAATCAGTTGAAggcatttttctcagtttcaatgttggcgtagttactgcactttgcctttgtagggcagCATGGTTCTGTTCTGGGAAGCCCCTGCCCGCTGGAGaggcggcccccccccccccccatggataACAGATGTAAAGCAACTTTATATTTGTGTCAAGTCAATTGTTGCTTTGGTTCCATCTGCCCCCAAAGTGAAAGTCAACCTCATTTATAAGCCCAACAATCTGCGGATTGGTCCCAAATATATTTTGACGCTCAACGTAATCATCAGCCCTTTAAGGGAGAGCTCATTTCAGGCAGCATATTGGAGAGAGAATTCAACACCCCCTCACCCAGCTGTGATCTTAGCCTTAGTGTGTGCTCTTGTCTCAGACACAGATATGCAACGTGTTGATGCTAGGAACAGGTCTAAATAATGAtattacaaacacatacacatacaataaACCCTCTGTGTTTGTAAGGAGTACATGGCTGTCTGCTCACTGCTGGGGTAGGCCTGGTGCTCTCCCAAGGGACAGTGCGCTACTGGTCTGAGAGGCTGAAGACTCCATAACACAACCGCTGTTGAAATGGTGCAATACGCAGTAAGAGTTCTCTCGCTACCGGAGGATCCCTCGGCTGTCAACGCTCCCCATTGTTTGGCCTTTTTTAAGCGGTGTGCTCTGAAACAGTCGTACTTTGTGGATCATTACAAACTCATGAATCTACATACCCACTGATAAACGTTGAATGTTGTTTTGGCTGATAGCTGAACCGTTTTCTTCCACGTCTCCCGCTGGGATTACTAAAGTGTGTTATTTAATATCCACTTGTGAATCGTTTTAGTATATCAACAGC
The window above is part of the Gadus morhua chromosome 20, gadMor3.0, whole genome shotgun sequence genome. Proteins encoded here:
- the LOC115533376 gene encoding immunoglobulin superfamily member 2, whose translation is MSYSKFVCVVTLLLGLLQLQPGGTRVSTEVPKGPLYRAVGHQLSIPCHVRGINDSASWIEFEFRMQHQGTNHDIISTRDPNHGDVLFSDRVRTKTISVERRDPTSVVFTITDLKASDEGEYECAVVNQEGSYDGDYSAKIIVKVIKDTLRVSSLAPTSLSLEEGDALTLILKASSDTVQRTNLSVTWYLQPDGEKHPHPIVSLDRGLTQSPGPRFRERYGAGGVQLVKVGEDTYKLSIAKVELLDQGEVYCQAVEWIEGPDGHRNPISSKLSEKTPLKVKAKGNERASSGSGPSPGVLPGILTYLIALVLLALVW